A single window of Onychomys torridus chromosome 8, mOncTor1.1, whole genome shotgun sequence DNA harbors:
- the Ccdc116 gene encoding coiled-coil domain-containing protein 116, whose product MARYRHHSGYLADDEAGHNTYTARMQLHKRHLLPERGSTYKLGRVPHLPSMNQYSEHQGHQQKPRRPQVFGTFLDFLTEGQVLDSLQTVVEQATERLAATKTEAGVPLVDVQDPLEVPSGRQRARARPSINSVHRHRTRPTLCAGRPNNYPSCSSSVSDCHSSITAGWLGSHSQDSDSGARAIGSLPPMRDKLLLEKNLKRLLRLENKGKGLNQSCSRKGSLLWDSLGNHTSCQWTREQPLSWFSGLWGSSSTTPEPSELGLGEQEMIFLKEELNKEMKSLLNQPASFNLPAYCSLREPHCTLDFLAEHRLFPALQRVVSQAVDKLSHACRHDGFPLFSVASEPTSMLPGNSDLLQPDSKASVPTSREDGVEPCDSPTTASSLKTARKKSKGRRETPPMSNAQMTTRFRLKSPGTKFPRKKPLPSISSVSSLSYISNPWFEELTGFLVEQAVSLLICKYKFEESLTKQLGFISFPITEVLMDIFLGFKKVKGTHIRLSSDINWTCLLRKLEEAELARQAMRHASRPVASHPSPSRVGTSRHSSESPSVQPKLTGDTNQDQSAGSRFSLRPELPIRQLLSPRDPGIVQDQMPRSPSEPKLSVFSSAGMGSRSSQSKEIVNSEEGEGSEEEEDEGSEEDELKNSSEDEHPEVSLPEPEVEDFINESIVKSSNDSP is encoded by the exons ATGGCAAGGTACCGCCACCACTCAGGATATCTGGCTGACGACGAAGCTGGTCACAACACCTACACGGCTCGG ATGCAGCTGCACAAGAGGCACCTGCTGCCAGAAAGGGGGTCAACCTACAAACTTGGACGTGTGCCACACCTACCATCGATGAACCAATACTCAGAGCACCAGGGCCACCAGCAAAAGCCTAGGCGCCCTCAGGTGTTTGGCACCTTCCTGGATTTCCTGACAGAGGGACAGGTACTGGACAGTTTGCAGACAGTGGTGGAGCAGGCAACAGAGCGTTTGGCTGCCACAAAGACAGAGGCTGGAGTGCCACTGGTGGATGTACAAGACCCATTGGAGGTGCCAAGTGGTAGGCAGCGAGCTCGAGCCAGACCCAGCATCAACTCTGTGCATCGGCACCGCACTCGGCCCACGCTGTGTGCTGGGCGCCCAAACAATTACCCATCTTGCTCCAGCTCCGTGTCTGACTGTCATAGCAGCATcacagctggctggctggggtCCCACAGCCAGGACAGTGACTCTGGTGCTCGAGCCATAGGCTCACTGCCACCTATGAGGGACAAACTCCTGCTTGAGAAAAACCTCAAGAGGCTACTGCGTCTGGAGAACAAAGGG AAAGGCCTGAATCAATCCTGCTCCCGGAAGGGTTCTCTGCTGTGGGACTCACTGGGCAACCATACCAGCTGTCAGTGGACCCGGGAGCAGCCCCTGTCTTGGTTCTCTGGGCTTTGGGGCTCCAGCTCAACCACCCCTGAACCATCAGAGTTGGGACTCGGAGAACAGGAGATGATTTTCCTTAAGGAAGAGTTAAACAAGGAGATGAAGTCACTGTTAAACCAGCCAGCATCCTTCAACCTGCCTGCCTATTGTTCACTCAGGGAACCCCATTGTACCCTGGACTTCCTGGCTGAGCATCGCCTCTTTCCTGCCCTGCAGCGTGTGGTCAGCCAGGCCGTTGACAAGCTCAGCCATGCCTGCCGCCACGATGGCTTCCCCCTCTTCTCTGTTGCCTCAGAGCCCACCTCAATGCTGCCCGGGAACTCTGATCTTCTACAGCCGGACTCTAAGGCATCCGTACCCACCAGCAGGGAGGATGGGGTGGAGCCTTGTGATTCTCCCACTACAGCCTCCAGCCTTAAGACAGCTCGCAAGAAAAGCAAGGGCAGACGGGAGACCCCCCCCATGTCTAATGCCCAGATGACTACCAGATTCAGGCTCAAG AGCCCTGGCACCAAGTTTCCGAGGAAGAAGCCTCTGCCGTCCATCTCATCTGTGTCCAGCTTGTCCTACATCTCTAACCCCTGGTTTGAGGAACTCACTGGCTTTTTGGTTGAGCAGGCAGTCTCTTTGCTTATCTGCAAGTACAAGTTTGAGGAAAGCCTCACTAAGCAACTTGGCTTCATTTCCTTTCCTATCACTGAGGTTCTCATGGACATCTTTCTGGGCTTCAAGAAGGTGAAGGGCACCCACATCCGTTTGTCCTCAGACATCAACTGGACCTGCCTTCTGCGCAAATTGGAAGAAGCTGAGTTGGCAAGGCAGGCCATGAGGCATGCCTCCAGGCCAGTGGCCTCCCACCCTAGCCCCTCTCGTGTAGGCACCTCCCGCCATAGCTCAGAATCCCCCTCTGTGCAGCCCAAGCTTACTGGTGACACCAATCAGGACCAGAGTGCAGGGTCCAGATTCTCCCTCCGCCCTGAGTTGCCAATCCGCCAGCTTCTCAGCCCTCGGGATCCTGGTATAGTCCAGGATCAGATGCCCAGGAGCCCTTCAGAGCCCAAGCTGTCTGTGTTCTCCAGTGCTGGTATGGGCTCCAGATCCTCCCAGTCCAAGGAAATAGTAAATAGTGAAGAGGGTGAGggcagtgaagaggaggaggacgagggAAGTGAAGAAGATGAACTCAAGAATTCCTCTGAGGATGAGCATCCTGAGGTTAGCCTGCCTGAGCCTGAGGTGGAGGACTTTATCAATGAGTCCATTGTAAAGAGCTCCAATGACTCCCCTTGA
- the Ydjc gene encoding carbohydrate deacetylase isoform X3 → MAWPRVQLVVTADDFGYCPRRDKGIVEAFLAGTVTSVSLLVNGTAAESAAELARRHSIPTGLHANLSEGRPVGPARHNASSLLSPEGFFLGKMGFREALAAGDVALPQVREELEAQLSRFRELLGRSPTHVDGHQHVHVLPGVCQVFAEALQAFGVRFTRLPVECGVGSCSWLEAPARAFACTVERDARAAMGPFSRHGLRWTDAFVGLSTCGRHMSAHRVLASLARALEDIPAGRALTAELMAHPGYPSVPPAGGCGEGPDAFSCSWERLHELHVLTAPTLRARLAQNGVQLCALDDLDSKRPGEGVPCEATLEPFLEPSLP, encoded by the exons ATGGCTTGGCCCCGCGTGCAGCTGGTTGTCACCGCTGATGACTTTGGTTACTGCCCGAGGCGCGATAAGGGCATCGTGGAGGCCTTCCTGGCAGGAACTGTGACCAGCGTGTCACTGCTGGTCAACGGCACAGCCGCAGAGAGCGCGGCCGAGCTGGCCCGCAG ACACAGCATTCCCACGGGCCTCCACGCCAACCTGTCTGAGGGCCGTCCTGTGGGTCCGGCCCGCCACAACGCCTCGTCGCTCCTCAGCCCAGAAGGCTTCTTTCTCGGGAAGATGGGATTTCGGGAGGCCTTAGCTGCTGGAGACGTTGCTTTGCCCCAG GTGCGGGAGGAACTAGAAGCTCAACTCAGCCGCTTCCGGGAGTTGTTGGGCAGGTCCCCCACGCACGTAGACGGGCACCAGCATGTGCACGTGCTCCCAG GAGTGTGTCAGGTGTTCGCCGAGGCTCTGCAGGCGTTCGGGGTGCGCTTCACTCGGCTGCCAGTAGAATGCGGCGTGGGCAGCTGCTCGTGGCTGGAAGCACCAGCGCGTGCCTTCGCCTGCACTGTGGAGCGCGATGCCCGGGCTGCCATGGGCCCCTTCTCCCGCCACGGCCTTCG GTGGACCGACGCCTTTGTGGGCCTGAGCACTTGTGGCCGCCACATGTCTGCTCACCGAGTCCTGGCGTCACTGGCACGGGCCCTCGAAGATATCCCCGCTGGCCGTGCCCTGACTGCCGAACTGATGGCACACCCAGGATACCCCAGTGTGCCTCCAGCAGGGGGATGCGGTGAGGGCCCCGATGCTTTCTCTTGTTCTTGGGAGCGGCTGCATGAGCTGCATGTCCTCACTGCACCCACCTTGAGGGCTCGGCTGGCCCAGAATGGTGTGCAGCTCTGCGCCCTAGACGACCTGGATTCCAAAAGGCCCGGGGAAGGGGTCCCCTGTGAGGCAACTCTTGAGCCCTTCCTGGAACCTTCCCTACCCTGA
- the Ydjc gene encoding carbohydrate deacetylase isoform X1 — MAWPRVQLVVTADDFGYCPRRDKGIVEAFLAGTVTSVSLLVNGTAAESAAELARRCGGVAAGGCSSRSSKLSPEVLKEVVGANADTLLVQTLEQSHRGTKRSSSFQKFKVSVPLQVREELEAQLSRFRELLGRSPTHVDGHQHVHVLPGVCQVFAEALQAFGVRFTRLPVECGVGSCSWLEAPARAFACTVERDARAAMGPFSRHGLRWTDAFVGLSTCGRHMSAHRVLASLARALEDIPAGRALTAELMAHPGYPSVPPAGGCGEGPDAFSCSWERLHELHVLTAPTLRARLAQNGVQLCALDDLDSKRPGEGVPCEATLEPFLEPSLP; from the exons ATGGCTTGGCCCCGCGTGCAGCTGGTTGTCACCGCTGATGACTTTGGTTACTGCCCGAGGCGCGATAAGGGCATCGTGGAGGCCTTCCTGGCAGGAACTGTGACCAGCGTGTCACTGCTGGTCAACGGCACAGCCGCAGAGAGCGCGGCCGAGCTGGCCCGCAG GTGCGGAGGCGTGGCTGCAGGAGGATGCTCATCAAGATCCTCAAAGCTCAGCCCAGAGGTTTTAAAGGAAGTCGTTGGGGCAAACGCGGATACGCTCCTAGTTCAAACACTGGAGCAGTCACACCGTGGCACCAAACGGAGTTCTTCGTTCCAGAAGTTCAAGGTATCTGTGCCCCTCCAGGTGCGGGAGGAACTAGAAGCTCAACTCAGCCGCTTCCGGGAGTTGTTGGGCAGGTCCCCCACGCACGTAGACGGGCACCAGCATGTGCACGTGCTCCCAG GAGTGTGTCAGGTGTTCGCCGAGGCTCTGCAGGCGTTCGGGGTGCGCTTCACTCGGCTGCCAGTAGAATGCGGCGTGGGCAGCTGCTCGTGGCTGGAAGCACCAGCGCGTGCCTTCGCCTGCACTGTGGAGCGCGATGCCCGGGCTGCCATGGGCCCCTTCTCCCGCCACGGCCTTCG GTGGACCGACGCCTTTGTGGGCCTGAGCACTTGTGGCCGCCACATGTCTGCTCACCGAGTCCTGGCGTCACTGGCACGGGCCCTCGAAGATATCCCCGCTGGCCGTGCCCTGACTGCCGAACTGATGGCACACCCAGGATACCCCAGTGTGCCTCCAGCAGGGGGATGCGGTGAGGGCCCCGATGCTTTCTCTTGTTCTTGGGAGCGGCTGCATGAGCTGCATGTCCTCACTGCACCCACCTTGAGGGCTCGGCTGGCCCAGAATGGTGTGCAGCTCTGCGCCCTAGACGACCTGGATTCCAAAAGGCCCGGGGAAGGGGTCCCCTGTGAGGCAACTCTTGAGCCCTTCCTGGAACCTTCCCTACCCTGA
- the Ydjc gene encoding carbohydrate deacetylase isoform X2 — protein MAWPRVQLVVTADDFGYCPRRDKGIVEAFLAGTVTSVSLLVNGTAAESAAELARRHSIPTGLHANLSEGRPVGPARHNASSLLSPEGFFLGKMGFREALAAGDVALPQVRRRGCRRMLIKILKAQPRGFKGSRWGKRGYAPSSNTGAVTPWHQTEFFVPEVQGICAPPGAGGTRSSTQPLPGVVGQVPHARRRAPACARAPRWTDAFVGLSTCGRHMSAHRVLASLARALEDIPAGRALTAELMAHPGYPSVPPAGGCGEGPDAFSCSWERLHELHVLTAPTLRARLAQNGVQLCALDDLDSKRPGEGVPCEATLEPFLEPSLP, from the exons ATGGCTTGGCCCCGCGTGCAGCTGGTTGTCACCGCTGATGACTTTGGTTACTGCCCGAGGCGCGATAAGGGCATCGTGGAGGCCTTCCTGGCAGGAACTGTGACCAGCGTGTCACTGCTGGTCAACGGCACAGCCGCAGAGAGCGCGGCCGAGCTGGCCCGCAG ACACAGCATTCCCACGGGCCTCCACGCCAACCTGTCTGAGGGCCGTCCTGTGGGTCCGGCCCGCCACAACGCCTCGTCGCTCCTCAGCCCAGAAGGCTTCTTTCTCGGGAAGATGGGATTTCGGGAGGCCTTAGCTGCTGGAGACGTTGCTTTGCCCCAGGTGCGGAGGCGTGGCTGCAGGAGGATGCTCATCAAGATCCTCAAAGCTCAGCCCAGAGGTTTTAAAGGAAGTCGTTGGGGCAAACGCGGATACGCTCCTAGTTCAAACACTGGAGCAGTCACACCGTGGCACCAAACGGAGTTCTTCGTTCCAGAAGTTCAAGGTATCTGTGCCCCTCCAGGTGCGGGAGGAACTAGAAGCTCAACTCAGCCGCTTCCGGGAGTTGTTGGGCAGGTCCCCCACGCACGTAGACGGGCACCAGCATGTGCACGTGCTCCCAG GTGGACCGACGCCTTTGTGGGCCTGAGCACTTGTGGCCGCCACATGTCTGCTCACCGAGTCCTGGCGTCACTGGCACGGGCCCTCGAAGATATCCCCGCTGGCCGTGCCCTGACTGCCGAACTGATGGCACACCCAGGATACCCCAGTGTGCCTCCAGCAGGGGGATGCGGTGAGGGCCCCGATGCTTTCTCTTGTTCTTGGGAGCGGCTGCATGAGCTGCATGTCCTCACTGCACCCACCTTGAGGGCTCGGCTGGCCCAGAATGGTGTGCAGCTCTGCGCCCTAGACGACCTGGATTCCAAAAGGCCCGGGGAAGGGGTCCCCTGTGAGGCAACTCTTGAGCCCTTCCTGGAACCTTCCCTACCCTGA